The DNA sequence ACGATAAAAATTAAATACTTTATCTTTTTTAAATTCCTATTCTGCTAAGGGAATATTTGTTACTTAGTTAGCTTTGGCATCAAAATAGCTAATTGACAACGTCAAAGTAGTAAAAGAATTATTCTTATAAGTTGTAAAAGAAACCTTTCAAACAAAAATAAAAAGAACTGGAGAAACTCCAATCCCTTTTTCTAGCTTAAAACACTACTATTCTTCTTCAATAGCTGTATCTTCTGACATATCAACACTTCCGTCTGCACCAGCAACTGCTGTGATTCCCTCTGTGAGAGGTAATACGGTCTTGATAGCTGTTAATTCAAATGTCAAGTAAACACCGTCTACATCAAGAACAACTGTTTTCTTTTCAGTATCAACTTCATCAACCGTACCATACAAGCCACCAATTGTGATAACTTCATATCCTTTTTGTAGTTTGTTCAAGCTTTCCATCCGTTTGTCTGCTTGTTTCTTTTGAGAACGTTGCATGAAGAACATCAAGCCCATCATCACAACCAACATGATTAAAATTGAAAAACCGTTACCCATTTTAGTCTCCTTTAGATTTCATATATTATCTACTATAGCAGATTCCTAGAGAATTTACAAGGAGGGGCTGAAATTTCTAAAAGGATTCCTCCTTAAGTCTGACTAGCAGCGAATTCTTTTGACAGTATGCTCTGCTTTTTCCAAAAAACGTAAAAAGTCAGCATAAGCGATATTGAGCGTTGTTGTATTGACAAAAGGATGAAAACCCACGGTCAAGTTCGGATCAACCTCCTCGTCCACAATCAGCTGGACTTTCTTTTCCTTATCAAAAAGCAACCCAAAAGGTGTAACCGCACCTGGTTCTACCTGTAAAAGCTCCTCCAGCTCCTTATCATTGGCAAATGATAATCGTTTTTCATCAAGGATTTCTGCCAAATGCTTGATATCTGCCGTTTTTTCGTCCCGCAAAATGACCAAATAAAATTGACGCCCCTTTTTATTTTTCAAAAAGAGATTTTTGACCTGTTGCCCCGGTAGGACAATTCCCTTTTCAGCAGCCTCAATAACGGAAGAAATTGGTTCATGATCCAGACGATCATAAGAAATTTTCAATTCATTCAACAGCTGATAAATCATACTTTCCTTTGTCATCTTCACACCTCCAAGCTAAAATTTCCTATTTTCATTATAGCATTTCTAGTTAGAAAAACCGAAGCAAAGCAAGCCTCGGTTCTTCTTGATAGTTACTATTTCAAATTTTTCACAACTTCTACGACATGAGCAACGGTGAAGCCATATTCTTCCATTACCTTAGCAGCTGGAGCAGAAGCACCGAATTTGTCAATGCCGATAACAGCTCCGTCAAGTCCGACATATTTGTACCAAGACTGGGTTGCAGCCATTTCGATTGCAACACGGCGACGAACTGCATTTGGTAAAATTGCTTCTTTGTAAGCAGCGTCTTGTGCATCAAAGATGTCTGTTGACGGTACGCTGACAACGCGAACCTTTTCTCCTTGCGCTTCTAACTCTTTTGCAGCTGCAACAGCTAAGTTGACTTCAGAACCAGATGCTAGAAGGATTGTATCAAAACCATCTGTTGTCTCATACACAACATAGGCGCCTTTCGCTACCTTGTCAAAGTCTGTTCCAGCTTCAACAGTCAAGTTTTGACGCGTGAGAACAAGAGCTGTCGGGGTTGTTTTGCTCTTCAGCGCCAAGTACCAAGCGGCCTGCGTTTCACGCGCATCTGCTGGACGCAAAACATTGAGGTTTGGAATGGCACGAAGTCCTGCTAAATGCTCAATTGGCTCATGAGTTGGACCGTCTTCACCAACTGCGATTGAGTCATGTGTAAAGACATAGGTCACAGGCAAACCTTGCAGAGCTGACAAGCGAACAGCCGCTTTAACATAGTCTGAGAAGACAAAGAACGTACCGCCATAAACACGAAGTCCTCCGTGAAGTGCCATACCATTCAAAATAGTCCCCATAGCAAATTCACGCACACCGAATTGAATATTGCGGTTAAGACGGTGGGCATCATCTTGCAAACCATCTTCTTTGATGTAAGTCATATTAGAATGAGCGAGGTCAGCAGAGCCACCAAGGAAAGTTGGGAGAACTTTTGCGGCAGCATTCAAAGCATCTTGGCTAGAATTACGAGTAGCTTGTGAAAGACCTGTTTCTTTTACTGGGAAATCTTCTGGTTTGATCTCAACTGGATCTTTTCCAGCAATAATGGCAGCAACTTCATCAGCTAAGTCAGGATAGGCTTGTTTGTATTCTTCAACGAGTTTTTCCCAAGCATCATAGGCAGCTTTGCCGCGTTCTGCAACATTAACCCGATAATCTTCGTAGACTTCTTCTGGAATTTCAAATGGTGCGTAATCCCAAGAAAGAGCTTTGCGAGTAGCGGCTGCTTCTTCTGCACCAAGAGGAGCCCCATGAACAGCATTGGTTCCCTGTTTATTTGGCGAGCCATAGCCAATGACCGTTTTGACTTCAATCAAGGAAGGTTTGCCAGAAACTTTTGCGGCTTCAATCGCTGCATTGATCGCTTCTAAGTCTGTTCCGTCTTTAACCAAAGCTGTGTGCCAACCGTAAGCATTGTAACGGTCACGAACACTTTCTGTAAAGGAATCCTTCGTTTCTCCGTCCAAATTGATATCGTTTGAATCATAAAGAACGATGAGCTTATCTAGCTTTTGCAGTCCAGCATAAGAAGCCGCTTCAGCAGACACGCCTTCCATCAAGTCTCCGTCACCACAAATGACATACGTATAGTGGTCAAAGATAGTATAGCCTTCACGGTTGTACTTAGCAGCTAGGAAACGTTCTGCTTGCGCAAAACCAGTTGCCATCGAAATTCCTTGACCAAGGGGTCCAGTTGTCGCATCTACACCAGCCGTGTGTCCAAATTCTGGATGTCCAGGCGTCTTAGAACCCCATTGACGGAAGTTCTTGATTTCGTCCATTGTGACATCTTGAAAACCAGACAAGTGAAGAAGTGCATAGAGCAGCATAGAGCCGTGGCCTGCTGATAATACAAAACGATCGCGATTGACCCAATTTGGTACTTCTGGATTCACACGCATTTGCTTGGTAAACAAGTCATAAGCCATCGGAGCTGCGCCCATGACAACACCTGGGTGACCAGATTTTGATTTTTCAATAGCATCAATTCCCAAAAAACGAATGGCATTGACAGATAAATTTGACATTGAATTCTCCTTTTATAATACTACCCTTTCAGTAGCAATTATTCTACACTATCATTATATGAAAATTATCCGCATATCGCAATGTATACGGATAATTCCCACTTAATTTTTTATAGTAAAGCCTTAAATTGAATATTTGAATCGTGCTCGAAGCAATCATCAAAACCACGTGGATGGTGGTATTCAATTCTGTCTTTGTCTTGCGGATAAGTGTATTTACCGCCGACTTCCCAAATGAATGGATGGAATTGATATTGCAAGCGCTCTTTGCGCATTTTCCAGAGGGCAAGAATCTCATCTGTTGAAGCCATGAAATTAGACCAGATGTCGTAGTGAACTGGAATAATGACTTTGGCACGCAGATTTTCAGCCATACGAAGCAAATCAATCGAAGTCATCTTGTCTTGAATACCGATTGGGTTGTCACCGTAGTTGTTAATCGCTACATCAATATTGAAATCTTTTCCATGTTTGGCAAAATAGTTTGAGAAGTGAGAATCTGCGCCATGATAGATGGTACCACCTGGTGTTTCAAAAATATAGTTAACAGCTTTGCGAGCCATGTCATCATCTGTGATAGCTAAACCTGCTAAATCACCATCTTGAGCATCAGCTCCTTGTATTGGGAGAGTTACCAGACAGGTGCGGTCAAACGACTCTACAGCGGTGATCTTAATATCTTTGAATTCAAAGATATCACCTGGCTTTAAGATCATAATACGATCTTTTGGCACACCCCAATTTTTCCAAACTTCACCACATTCATAAGGTCCTACAAATTTAACATGATTAAGTTTTGGGTTATTGATAATGGCTGCCGCAGTATTAATATCGATGTGGTCACTATGATAATGAGAAACCAAATAATAATCCAACTCATTAATCATAAATGGATCAATCACCATTGGTTGGGCCCTAAGATTGGGCTGTAATTTACGAGCTCCTGCCATATTAGCCATTTGATGTCCACGAACCATATCCTTAACTTGCTTGGTCGCTTTCCCACGATTTGACCATAAGTCCATGACAACATTAGCACCGCCTGGTGTCTTAATCCAGATACCACAGTTTCCTAACCACCACATCGCAAAGTTGTCAGCTGGCACGACTTCTTGCTCGATTTCTTCATTTAACCATGTTCCCCATTCTGGGAAAGTACTTAAAATCCAAGATTCCCGAGTAATTTCGTTTACGTTTGGCATGATCATTCCTCCTCAAGATAATATTATATTTCTATCTTTAGTATAAGCTGCTCTAAGAGAGAAAAAAAGACCAAATAAAGCACACGGTTGTGTTCAAGATTGGACTATTTTTAGTACCTAAAAAAGTCGGGAATTCTATCCCTAGCTAGTCATCCATTCTTTCAGTCTTCTGTTGAAGTTGATAATAATTCTTCGTTTACAAGCTTTTGAATTTTATTTTTCAACTCTTGTGTACGAGTTGAATCCTTGAGGTATTGTGACAAAAGTCGTTCTAAATCTTGACTAAATCGCACTCCTTTAGTAGAAAGGGTTTGATCTTTGACAAAAGAAGTAATATTCAATACGTCCTCGTAATCCAAAATGGGCTGAATCTGGATCGTTGGCAGAGTGGTTTCCAAGCCGTCATTTGTCGTAATTAATAAATCCACATCTAAAATGTCTTCGACGCTTTTGAATTGTTCTGTCGTAAAAACAGCACTTAAATTTTCATTTGGTAAATGATACAAGCACTGTTTGAGTAGCAATTTCTGCACAGCTACTCCCTCGTCACAAACTAAATAAATTCGTTTAGCATCTCGTTTTTCAGCATGATTATGCTTTAAAAATCCACCCATGTGAAGAGCAAGATAAGCCACCTCATCATCGGTTAGTGAAATAAGCCACGCTTCCTCCAAAATCACAGCGCAAGACTTGGTGACCGCAAACAAATCTGCATATTTTTCCTTGATCTGTCTTGTCAATGGATTTTTAGACAGAATGCCGTAGGTTTTACGAAATAGTAGAGCTTTGCAATGCGTCAATAAATTCCGCAACAAATCTTCTTTATTTTCAATTTCAAAGTGCGAACTAACTTCAAAACGCCAGATAAACTCATCAATCGCTTCTTTTAATTGGACATAATCTTGACTGGTTGCATGAATATCCCGATCTTTCCGGTAAGAAAGCAAAAGAACAGTTAAGAGTGAAATCTCAATATCATTTAATTTCAAGCCAAATGTCGCCCCTAAATTGTTGTTCAAATGTTTAGCTGCTTGATATTCAATCCGCTTGCGAATCAAGGTAAACTCACGCTTCAAATCTTCCTGTTCTTCCTCACTTAAAGCCATATTTCGACAGCTCAACAGAAGATATGGTAAGACTTGCAACATAAATTTGATTTCATGGCGATTGATTTTCTTACCTAAGTCTTGCTCTACATCTTGTACCCTTTGGTTAAGAAAGTCTTGTAAATCATCCGACAGAAGAATCTCATCACCAACAAAATTCCTTATCTTCTTTGTTAAAATCGTAACAAAACTATGATTTCCCTCTGCAAAAATGTGATACAAGAGAGAATGTACATATTGGATTTTATTGAGTGGATGACATTTCAAAAGATATCCTTGCGCTTTTGTGGATGTAAGGTTGACTTGATACTGCTCTGAAGCTAACTGATTGCGGATTTCGTTCAAATCATTAAGAACGGTATTCCGAGACACCTCGGTCAATTCCATCAGTTTTTCAATGGTGACACGCTTATTTGCAACACAAATATACAGAACGGTCAACTGCATGCGCTCGGTCATGCTCATGACATAACTATAAGAATCGACTCCTTCCAGCAAGGATTGGCATAATTCCTTTTGCTGTGCAGTTAAGACAATCCCTACCCTCGGACGACTGCTAATCATTTCACCAACCTCTGCCAAAGCGTCATTGATTTTTTCCAAATGATAATAAATCTTCCTCCGCGATTGATTGGTTGCTCGTGAAATCGTCATAATCGTTTCTGGCTCTTTCAACTGAATGAGGTATCTTAGTAAGTCACAACTTGTCTGGTCCAATAGTATCATCATTTACTCCTTGAAAGGGACTGTAAATTATTATAACATCTTTTCACACATCTTCCTACGAGATTGAAACGAGTCCATCTGTTATTTTGGTTATCTTTGAGTTTGTTGCGGAAGCAGAATGAGAAAAGCAGGGTGTGGAACTGCCAACCATGACACTCTGAATCATAGTAATCGTTCCACCCCTTGATAGGTTTCTTATCGTCGTTCTTACTTTTTCTGTCCGTAGTAAGCATTCTTGCCATGTTTCCGCAGGTAATGCTTATCTTTGAGCTCTTGCGGTACTTCTGCAACAGTTGGATTGATAGCTTCCGTATAGCGTGCCATGCGAGCAGCTTCTTCAAGTACAACTGCATTATAAACAGCAGACTTTTCATCCTTCCCCCAAGCAAATGGTCCGTGGTTGCGGACGGTTACACCTGCTACTGCGAGTGGATCTAAGCCACGCTTGGCAAATTCT is a window from the Streptococcus anginosus subsp. whileyi MAS624 genome containing:
- the yajC gene encoding preprotein translocase subunit YajC — translated: MGNGFSILIMLVVMMGLMFFMQRSQKKQADKRMESLNKLQKGYEVITIGGLYGTVDEVDTEKKTVVLDVDGVYLTFELTAIKTVLPLTEGITAVAGADGSVDMSEDTAIEEE
- a CDS encoding prolyl-tRNA synthetase associated domain-containing protein → MTKESMIYQLLNELKISYDRLDHEPISSVIEAAEKGIVLPGQQVKNLFLKNKKGRQFYLVILRDEKTADIKHLAEILDEKRLSFANDKELEELLQVEPGAVTPFGLLFDKEKKVQLIVDEEVDPNLTVGFHPFVNTTTLNIAYADFLRFLEKAEHTVKRIRC
- the tkt gene encoding transketolase, which gives rise to MSNLSVNAIRFLGIDAIEKSKSGHPGVVMGAAPMAYDLFTKQMRVNPEVPNWVNRDRFVLSAGHGSMLLYALLHLSGFQDVTMDEIKNFRQWGSKTPGHPEFGHTAGVDATTGPLGQGISMATGFAQAERFLAAKYNREGYTIFDHYTYVICGDGDLMEGVSAEAASYAGLQKLDKLIVLYDSNDINLDGETKDSFTESVRDRYNAYGWHTALVKDGTDLEAINAAIEAAKVSGKPSLIEVKTVIGYGSPNKQGTNAVHGAPLGAEEAAATRKALSWDYAPFEIPEEVYEDYRVNVAERGKAAYDAWEKLVEEYKQAYPDLADEVAAIIAGKDPVEIKPEDFPVKETGLSQATRNSSQDALNAAAKVLPTFLGGSADLAHSNMTYIKEDGLQDDAHRLNRNIQFGVREFAMGTILNGMALHGGLRVYGGTFFVFSDYVKAAVRLSALQGLPVTYVFTHDSIAVGEDGPTHEPIEHLAGLRAIPNLNVLRPADARETQAAWYLALKSKTTPTALVLTRQNLTVEAGTDFDKVAKGAYVVYETTDGFDTILLASGSEVNLAVAAAKELEAQGEKVRVVSVPSTDIFDAQDAAYKEAILPNAVRRRVAIEMAATQSWYKYVGLDGAVIGIDKFGASAPAAKVMEEYGFTVAHVVEVVKNLK
- the ulaG gene encoding L-ascorbate 6-phosphate lactonase; its protein translation is MPNVNEITRESWILSTFPEWGTWLNEEIEQEVVPADNFAMWWLGNCGIWIKTPGGANVVMDLWSNRGKATKQVKDMVRGHQMANMAGARKLQPNLRAQPMVIDPFMINELDYYLVSHYHSDHIDINTAAAIINNPKLNHVKFVGPYECGEVWKNWGVPKDRIMILKPGDIFEFKDIKITAVESFDRTCLVTLPIQGADAQDGDLAGLAITDDDMARKAVNYIFETPGGTIYHGADSHFSNYFAKHGKDFNIDVAINNYGDNPIGIQDKMTSIDLLRMAENLRAKVIIPVHYDIWSNFMASTDEILALWKMRKERLQYQFHPFIWEVGGKYTYPQDKDRIEYHHPRGFDDCFEHDSNIQFKALL
- a CDS encoding BglG family transcription antiterminator yields the protein MILLDQTSCDLLRYLIQLKEPETIMTISRATNQSRRKIYYHLEKINDALAEVGEMISSRPRVGIVLTAQQKELCQSLLEGVDSYSYVMSMTERMQLTVLYICVANKRVTIEKLMELTEVSRNTVLNDLNEIRNQLASEQYQVNLTSTKAQGYLLKCHPLNKIQYVHSLLYHIFAEGNHSFVTILTKKIRNFVGDEILLSDDLQDFLNQRVQDVEQDLGKKINRHEIKFMLQVLPYLLLSCRNMALSEEEQEDLKREFTLIRKRIEYQAAKHLNNNLGATFGLKLNDIEISLLTVLLLSYRKDRDIHATSQDYVQLKEAIDEFIWRFEVSSHFEIENKEDLLRNLLTHCKALLFRKTYGILSKNPLTRQIKEKYADLFAVTKSCAVILEEAWLISLTDDEVAYLALHMGGFLKHNHAEKRDAKRIYLVCDEGVAVQKLLLKQCLYHLPNENLSAVFTTEQFKSVEDILDVDLLITTNDGLETTLPTIQIQPILDYEDVLNITSFVKDQTLSTKGVRFSQDLERLLSQYLKDSTRTQELKNKIQKLVNEELLSTSTED